In one Conger conger chromosome 5, fConCon1.1, whole genome shotgun sequence genomic region, the following are encoded:
- the LOC133128387 gene encoding E3 ubiquitin-protein ligase TRIM35-like — protein sequence MEFEKLQQFLKDEEAAGITALREEEEQKSQMMKEKIEKMTEEISSLSEQIRALEQELGAEDVSFLQSYKDTQDRAQCTLEDPETVSGALIDVAKHLGNLTYRVWKKMLGTVQYTPVTLDPNTANSYLSLSEDLTGVRNRDERQQVPDNPERCDGWLCVLGSEGFSSGRHCWDVEVGGGGWRAGVAKESISRKGHVDLNPAEGVWCIGLTSPGYRAMTSPPTRLTVQRKLQRVRVQLDWDRGKVSFSDPSDNTPLYTFKHTFTERLFPFFGTLETVRICPLEVFVSVK from the exons atggagtttgagaaacttcagcagttcctaaaagatgaagaggcagccgggatcactgcactgagggaggaagaggagcagaagagtcagatgatgaaggagaagattgagaagatgacagaagagatatcatccctttcagaacagatcagagccttagaacaggagctgggagctgaagacgtctcattcctgcag agctacaaggacacacaagacag agcccagtgcacactggaGGATCCAGAGACGGTCTCAGGAGCGttgattgatgtggccaagcacctgggAAATCTGACATACAGAGTGTGgaagaagatgctggggactgttcaataca ctcctgtgactctggatccaaacacagcaaattcctacctctcactgtctgaggatctgaccGGTGTGAGAAACAGAgatgagagacagcaggttcctgataatccagagagatgtgatgggtggttgtgtgtgttgggctctgagggatttagctcagggagacactgctgggatgtagaagtggggggtgggggctggcgGGCGGGTGTGGCTAAAGAGTCCATCAGCAGAAAAGGGCATGTGGATCTGAACCCAGCAGAAGGAGTGTGGTGTATAGGGCTGACCAGTCCGGGATACAGAGCCATGACCTCCCCACCTACACgcctcactgtgcagaggaaactccagagggtcagagtgcagctggactgggacagggggaaggtgtcattctctgaccccagtgacaacactcctctctacacgTTTAAACACaccttcactgagagactgtttccattCTTTGGTACTCTGGAGACTGTGCGGATCTGTCCACTGGAGGTGTTTGTAAGTGTTAAATAG